The DNA window ATAGAAGTAAACTATTATTTTATACTATGACATGAAAAGATTTTCTTAGTTAATTTATTAATAAAGAACTAGGAGGATCTTTTTTATTTTTTGTAATAAAGTGGCTCCTTAAGCATAAATATTGATTAAGGATATGGAGGTGGATTTATGAGTTATTTTAAAAATCAAAATAGTTCAAGCTACTTTATAGACGTTATTAGAGGCACTATTATAGGACTAATGCTGACTATTTTACTAATATTAATATTTACCATTACATTAACCTATACAAAGCTTTCGGAAGAACTTATTCCATTAATCAATTCAATTATTATGATTCTAGGGATTACTTCAGGAGCTATTTTTACTTCAAGGAAGCTAGAAAGAAAAGGCTGGCTAAGTGGAGGATTAATAGGGATTCTTTATTTTATTATAATTTTTTTCATAAGTGCATTATTCGTTAAAAGCTTTGCTATGGATAAATACTTATTAATAAAAGGATTACTAGCTATAATTACTGGATGTATAGGAGGAATGATAGGAATAAACATAAAATAAACCTTTATTTAGCAATACTATTATGTTATAATCTATATGCTAGTTGCAAATAGAATTCTATTAAGGGGGCATTAAAATGAAACACATCAAAACTATCAGTAGACGTAATCTAAAGAATACTATTGTTAATCATGGATGTGGAGAATGTCAAACATCATGTCAGTCAGCATGTAAGACATCTTGTACAGTAGGAAACCAAAAGTGTGAAAAATAAGTTGTTGTTACATAAAAAGTAGTGGGCAACCACTACTTTTTAAATTTGCTTAATTGATTTATAAGGTTTGAATACCTTTTATAAAAATATAGTATATTTATTGAAATAATAGGGGGTCAATATGATTCATAAATTTGAATTAAATAATAAAAAATTAATATTAGACATTAATAGTGGTTCCATTCATGTCGTAGATGACTTAGTGTGGGATATTATAGAGCTGTTTGAAAAATGTGAGCGTAATGAGATTATCAGTGCGTTAAACAACAAATATGACGAGCAGGCAATAGCTCAAGCTTGTGAAGAGATTCAGGAATTAGTTGACAATGGATTGCTATTAAGTGAAGAGACAATAATAGACAATATAGAATACAATAAAGAGAATATTGTTAAGGCTTTATGTTTACATGTTGCACATGATTGTAATCTTAGATGTAAATATTGCTTTGCTTCTCAAGGTGATTTTCATGGAGACAGGCTTATCATGCCTTTTGAAATAGGAAAAAAGGCGTTGGATTTACTAATTCAAAGTTCAGGCAATAGAAGAAATTTAGAGGTTGACTTTTTTGGTGGAGAACCATTAATGAACTTTGATGTTGTAAAGCAGCTTGTAGCATATGGCAGAGAGTTGGAGAAAAAGCATAATAAAGTTTTTAGATTTACTATAACGACAAATGGAATTCTGTTAGATAAAGAAAAGATGGACTTTATAAATGAAAACATGGATAATGTTGTGCTTAGCTTAGATGGCAGAAAAGAAGTTAATGATGATATGAGACCGACAGTGAATGGGCAAGGAAGCTATGATATTATTACTCCAAAATTTCTAGAGTTTGTTAAACTAAGAGGAAATAAATCCTATTATGTCAGAGGAACCTTTACCAGCAAAAACTTAGATTTTGGAAAAGATGTGATTAATCTTTATAATGAAGGATTTGAAAGTATATCGGTAGAGCCTGTAGTGGCGAAGCCTGATCAAGACTATGCATTATTAGAGGAACACTTACCTACAATCCTAAAAGAATACGAAGAATTATCACAAGAATATATTAAACTGCACAATGAGGGGAAATCCTTTAGCTTTTTTCACTTTATGATAGATTTAAATCATGGTCCTTGTTTTATCAAAAGAGTGGTAGGCTGTGGAGCAGGTGTAGAATACATGGCTGTTACTCCAGAGGGAGACTTATATCCTTGTCATCAGTTTGTAGGCAATGAAGATTTTAAAATGGGAGATGTAGATACAGGAATAGTAAATACAGATCTTAGGAACAAATTCAAAGCTGCAAACGTGTATTCAAAGGAAGATTGTAAAAGCTGCTGGGCAAAATATTATTGCAGTGGAGGTTGTCATGCCAATGCATACAACTTTAATAATGACATTAGCAAACCTTATTCCATCGGCTGTGAAATGGAGAAAAAAAGAATTGAGTGCGCAATATCCATTGCTGCGAACATGGATTAGGAGGCAGTGCTATGATAATTGAGTATGAAGGAATAAAACCTAATATACCTAAAACTTGTTTTATAGCCGATAGTGCAGAGATTATTGGACAGGTAAAGGTTGGTGAATACACTAGCATATGGTATAACTGTGTTCTAAGAGGAGACGAGAATTCAATAATTATTGGAAATCATACGAATATACAGGATGGTACAGTTATTCATATAAGTAAGGATTATAGTACTGAAATAGGCGATTATGTAACAGTGGGACATAAAGCAATAGTCCATGCCTGTAAAATAGGAGACAATGTACTTGTAGGAATGGGGACAATTATACTAGATGGTGCAGTAGTAGAGGATAATGTATTAATAGGTGCTGGCAGCATTGTGACGACAGGGAAGAGAATTCCTTCTGGTTCGCTGGTGTTAGGCTCTCCAGCTAAAGTTGTGAGAAGCCTAACTAATGATGAGATTGAGCATTTAAAACAATCTGCCATAGATTATGTTAGATATGCAGAAAAACACAAAAAGTGATGACACTGCCTTAATATTGACTTAAATACGGAAAAAGTTGTATAATAGATTTCATGAAGAAAGAAGGGGGAGTAAAATAATGAACCTTAGGAATACAATAGTTTTTATATTAATTATTGCGCTTATTGGAGCTGTAGCATATAGTGCTGTATATGGCATTGATTCAGGAAAGATTAAAATCCCTACTGCAAGAGAGAAAATTGGATTAGGACTTGATTTAGCAGGTGGAGTTTATGTATTGCTAGAGGCACAGACAGATGAAACGGGCCCAGAACTAGACAAAAAAATTGACCAGGCCATAGCTATTATTAGACAGAGAGTTGATGGCCTAGGAGTATCAGAACCCAATATTGTTAAAGAAGGCAGCAAAAGAATAAGGATTGAGCTTGCTGGATTAAAGGATACACAACAGGCCTTTGATATGATTGGTAAAACAGCTCAACTTCAATTCGTTGATCCAGAAGGAAACATTGTTGTAACTGGTAAAAATGTTAAAAACTCTGAAGTTGCTTTTCAAAAGGGCAGTACAGGAGTAGAGGAGCCAGTTGTATCTTTAGAATTTGATAAAGAAGGAGCTAAGAGCTTTGCAGAGGCTACTTCAAGATTATCAGCTAAAGCTGATGCCAAAGATAAAGTTATATTCATAGTACTTGACGATAAGGTTATCTCAAATCCAGTTGTAAGGACAACTATAAATGATGGAAAAGCCTATATTGAGGGAGGATTTGATGTCCAAAGTGCTAGTGAACTTGCAACTTTAATTAGAGCAGGAGCTTTGCCAGTAGAACTTAAAGAAGTTCAGACACGTGTTATTGGACCAACACTTGGACTTGAATCTTTAGATAGAAGCATTTATGCTGGTGCAATAGGTTTAGCTATTATATTTTTATTTATGCTTATAATGTATAGAATACCTGGACTTATTGCGGATATAGCCTTAACCGTATATGTATTGCTTGTGTTAGGCATTATGATAGCTTTAGGAGTAAAATTGACTTTACCAGGTATCGCAGGATTAATTCTTTCAATAGGAATGGCTGTTGATGCCAATGTAGTTATTTATGAAAGAATAAAAGAAGAATTGAGAGCAGGAAAAACCCTTAGGGCTTCAATTGATAGTGGTTTTAAAAGAGCATTATCAAGCGTTCTTGATGCAAACATCACAACCCTTATTGCAGGCTTAGTATTATATTATTTCGGAAGTGGTCCAATTAAAGGCTTTGGAGTAACTTTGATTATTGGTATAGTTGCATCAATGATTACAGCAGTATTCATTACTAAGTCCTTATTAAAGCTCTTTGTTGGAACTAATTTAGCAAAAAATACAAAATTATATGGTGCGTAAGGGGGGAAATATTGTGAACTTTATTCAAAGAAGAAATATATTTTTTATATTATCGGCTTTAGTCATAGTATGTGGTCTCATTTACGGACTTTCTACTGGACTAAACTATGGTTTAGATTTTACTGGTGGAACTTTGCTGCAAATAAGCTTAGGCAAAACTGTTCCTGTTGAGGACATTAGAAAAATCACTGATACTTTTGATACAAAAGCAAGCATAATCCATGCTGGTGAGGGTAAAGAAGAAGTAATAATCAAATCTACATTAGATTTAGATAGTCAAGAGAGAAATGAAGTATTTGCTAAATTTAAAGAAGAATATGGACTTGAAGATGATGCCCTTATAGAGTCACAAAAATTTGGTGCTGCTATTGGTAGTGAAATTCAAAAGAAAGCTCTATTATCAATAGTTGTAGCTACAATTGGTATGCTTATATACATCTCTTTTAGATTTGAAGTTAAGTTTGGTCTAGCTGCAATTATTGCATTATTACATGATACTTTAGTTGTTTTAGCTGTTTATGCTGTGTTTAATATACCCTTAGATAGCACATTTGTAGCTGCAATATTGACTATTGTAGGTTACTCAATAAATGATACAATAGTGATATTTGATAGAATTCGTGAAAACTTAAAGCTCATGAAGAAGGACAAGTACGAGGATATTATCAATACAAGTATAAAGCAGACACTGTCTAGAACAATTAATACCTCTTTTACAACACTAATCGCAATAGTTACTCTATATGTTTTAGGAGTTGATGCCATTAAAGACTTTGCATTTCCTCTAATTGTTGGTGTTATTGTAGGAACATATTCATCAATATTTATTGCTAGCCCAGTATGGTATCTTTTAAAAACAAAGCTTAAGGATAAAAATGGTGTAAACATAAATAGAGCCTAATAAAAAACTGCCCTTAGGGCAGTTTTTTATTGGATAATATATTGTTGTTGAACAGAATATTAGTATAAGATATAATAATAGTGTATTTTCTTTTAGTAGGTGAGCAAATGATAAAGTTTAACAGCCTCATAAAAGTTGCTGAAGATAATAGCATAATAGTAAATAAACTAAGTGAAGCTCTTAGTATCTCAAAACTTGCTTCAAAAGTTATGATGAATAGAGGAATAATTGATATAAATAAAGCAAAAGATTTCCTAAATCCAGATATTGAAGGTCTCCTAGATCCTTTTTTATTAAAGGATATGGATATAGCTGTAGATAGAATTGTCCACGCAATACATAAAAATGAAAATATTTGGATATATGGAGATTATGATGTAGATGGTGTTACCAGTACGTCTATATTAATTATTTTTCTAAGAACTTTATGCAAGAATATAGAATTTTACATTCCTGATAGAATGTCTGAAGGGTACGGTCTCAATACTGAGGCTATTGATTATATAAAAAATAAAGAAGGACAATTAATAATCAGTGTTGATTGTGGAATTCAGTCTTTTGAAGTAGCTGAATACTGCAAAAAAATAGGGATAGACTTAATAATAACTGATCACCATGCTTGTGGAGAAAAGCTTCCTGATGCTGTAGCTGTTATTAACCCTAACAGAATAGATAATGAGTACCCTTTTAACAAGCTAGCAGGAGTAGGTGTTGCACTAAAACTTATACAAGCCTTAGCTTTCAGGTTGAATACTACCATAAATTACGAGAGTATATTACCTATTGTGGCTATAGGTACAGTAGCTGATGTAGTTTCTCTAACAGGTGAAAATAGAATAATAGTAAAAAATGGTCTAAATATGATTAAATCCACTGATAATCATGGGGTAAATGCTCTTTTAGAAGTTACTGGACTTATTAATAAAGAGGTTACAAGTGGACATATTGGATTTGTCATAGGACCAAGAATTAATGCTACTGGTAGAATTGGTATGGCAAAGTATGCTGTTCATCTTTTTATTACCAAAGATTATGAAGAGGCTAAATATCTAGCTAAAATGCTAGATGAAGAAAATATAAAAAGACAGAATATTGAAATTCAGATATTGAAAGAGGCTGAAGAAATTATCAGCAAGGAAATTGATCTAGAGAAAGAGAAGGTTCTAATAATTGCATCGGAAAATTGGCATAGTGGTGTTATTGGTATAGT is part of the Proteiniborus sp. MB09-C3 genome and encodes:
- a CDS encoding TIGR04086 family membrane protein, with product MSYFKNQNSSSYFIDVIRGTIIGLMLTILLILIFTITLTYTKLSEELIPLINSIIMILGITSGAIFTSRKLERKGWLSGGLIGILYFIIIFFISALFVKSFAMDKYLLIKGLLAIITGCIGGMIGINIK
- the scfA gene encoding six-cysteine ranthipeptide SCIFF translates to MKHIKTISRRNLKNTIVNHGCGECQTSCQSACKTSCTVGNQKCEK
- the scfB gene encoding thioether cross-link-forming SCIFF peptide maturase, with protein sequence MIHKFELNNKKLILDINSGSIHVVDDLVWDIIELFEKCERNEIISALNNKYDEQAIAQACEEIQELVDNGLLLSEETIIDNIEYNKENIVKALCLHVAHDCNLRCKYCFASQGDFHGDRLIMPFEIGKKALDLLIQSSGNRRNLEVDFFGGEPLMNFDVVKQLVAYGRELEKKHNKVFRFTITTNGILLDKEKMDFINENMDNVVLSLDGRKEVNDDMRPTVNGQGSYDIITPKFLEFVKLRGNKSYYVRGTFTSKNLDFGKDVINLYNEGFESISVEPVVAKPDQDYALLEEHLPTILKEYEELSQEYIKLHNEGKSFSFFHFMIDLNHGPCFIKRVVGCGAGVEYMAVTPEGDLYPCHQFVGNEDFKMGDVDTGIVNTDLRNKFKAANVYSKEDCKSCWAKYYCSGGCHANAYNFNNDISKPYSIGCEMEKKRIECAISIAANMD
- a CDS encoding gamma carbonic anhydrase family protein, whose product is MIIEYEGIKPNIPKTCFIADSAEIIGQVKVGEYTSIWYNCVLRGDENSIIIGNHTNIQDGTVIHISKDYSTEIGDYVTVGHKAIVHACKIGDNVLVGMGTIILDGAVVEDNVLIGAGSIVTTGKRIPSGSLVLGSPAKVVRSLTNDEIEHLKQSAIDYVRYAEKHKK
- the secD gene encoding protein translocase subunit SecD, translating into MNLRNTIVFILIIALIGAVAYSAVYGIDSGKIKIPTAREKIGLGLDLAGGVYVLLEAQTDETGPELDKKIDQAIAIIRQRVDGLGVSEPNIVKEGSKRIRIELAGLKDTQQAFDMIGKTAQLQFVDPEGNIVVTGKNVKNSEVAFQKGSTGVEEPVVSLEFDKEGAKSFAEATSRLSAKADAKDKVIFIVLDDKVISNPVVRTTINDGKAYIEGGFDVQSASELATLIRAGALPVELKEVQTRVIGPTLGLESLDRSIYAGAIGLAIIFLFMLIMYRIPGLIADIALTVYVLLVLGIMIALGVKLTLPGIAGLILSIGMAVDANVVIYERIKEELRAGKTLRASIDSGFKRALSSVLDANITTLIAGLVLYYFGSGPIKGFGVTLIIGIVASMITAVFITKSLLKLFVGTNLAKNTKLYGA
- the secF gene encoding protein translocase subunit SecF, coding for MNFIQRRNIFFILSALVIVCGLIYGLSTGLNYGLDFTGGTLLQISLGKTVPVEDIRKITDTFDTKASIIHAGEGKEEVIIKSTLDLDSQERNEVFAKFKEEYGLEDDALIESQKFGAAIGSEIQKKALLSIVVATIGMLIYISFRFEVKFGLAAIIALLHDTLVVLAVYAVFNIPLDSTFVAAILTIVGYSINDTIVIFDRIRENLKLMKKDKYEDIINTSIKQTLSRTINTSFTTLIAIVTLYVLGVDAIKDFAFPLIVGVIVGTYSSIFIASPVWYLLKTKLKDKNGVNINRA